The following coding sequences lie in one Spinacia oleracea cultivar Varoflay chromosome 1, BTI_SOV_V1, whole genome shotgun sequence genomic window:
- the LOC130465959 gene encoding uncharacterized protein, with protein sequence MGQASRTALGSDPSMAALWSVLEIWIYEHFPTLASERTRDAAYPYAASWIGAVRVGASLAASRRAWRVLPADRVVWRPFANAVVPTSAACAHFLSGRRVLLPGVYRHMWYLGERVSLQHHPGDRLVPKDPLESMLALDEDLSRLYAEARGDAVCRSWREFVHKKGSYDEFLRRLAPPVRFVLPEEEVDPEDIPHADRILRYENSDGEEVVETIPLTSPPHRKSYDAVPEHYAPAPRVRVRRWMLLLDSWKRQCAKLTRKLAGRNREERRRDHGGSFDREPQVETSLRQEGPSLELGQGSCASPHQRHSDAERGASPFAHVDPTRHSFGGAGSSRPFVPPPGCYFGGSGPQPWGADSWAYWSEMDRMR encoded by the exons atggggcaggcctcccggactgcactggggagtgacccgagcatggctgctctgtggagcgtgctggag atttggatctatgagcactttccgactttggcgtcggagcgtactagagatgcggcttacccgtatgctgcctcttggataggagcggtgcgcgtgggtgcgtccctggcggcttctcgcagagcttggagagttttacctgctgatagg gtggtatggcgtccttttgccaacgcggttgtacctACCTCAGCTGCttgtgcccatttcctgtctgggcggcgggttttgcttccaggggtgtaccgccatatgtggtatctagGGGAGCGGGTGTCCCTTCAGCATCATCCgggggataggcttgtccccaaggatccactggagtccatgctggctctAGATGAAGATCTTTCccggctctatgcggaggctaggggcgatgcggtttgccgctcttggagggagtttgtgcacaagaagggtagctatgatgaATTCTTGAGGAggttggctccaccagtacgctttgtactgccg gaggaggaggttgatcctgaggacattcctcatgctgataggatcctccgctatgagaactcggacggggaagaggtggtggagaccatccctttgacttctcctccgcaccggaaatcatatgatgctgtacctgagcattacgcccct gcgcctcgggtgagagtgcgtcgctggatgctcttgcttgattcttggaagaggcagtgtgccaaactgacccggaagcttgctggccggaacagagag GAACGCCGTCGAGACCATGGAGGTTCCTTTGACAGAGAGCCCCAGgtggagacgtccttgaggcaggaaGGACCGAGTTTGGAGCTGGGACAAGGGTCTTGTGCTAGtcctcatcagaggcattctgatgctgagcgaggagcttccccttttgcacatgttgatcccaccaggcattcatttgggGGTGCTGGCAGTTcgaggccctttgttcctcctcccggttgctacttcggagggagtggtcctcagccttggggtgccgattcatgggcttactggtcggagatggataggatgcgctag